The Paenibacillus uliginis N3/975 genome has a window encoding:
- a CDS encoding HesB/IscA family protein, giving the protein MIQVTETASRKITEIIKSANIPNAFLRVGVEEGGCSGLSYMLIVDRQQDNEDIILDQGDFSILVQADHDRFIEGLVIDYEESGMLGGFTINNPNSKASY; this is encoded by the coding sequence ATGATTCAGGTTACCGAAACAGCATCACGAAAAATAACCGAAATTATCAAAAGCGCAAACATACCTAACGCATTTCTAAGGGTTGGTGTTGAAGAGGGGGGATGCAGTGGATTATCGTACATGTTGATTGTGGATAGGCAGCAAGACAATGAAGATATTATACTGGATCAAGGAGATTTCAGCATACTAGTGCAAGCCGATCATGACCGGTTTATTGAAGGACTCGTTATCGATTACGAAGAAAGCGGAATGTTGGGCGGATTTACCATAAATAATCCCAATTCAAAAGCGTCTTATTGA
- a CDS encoding ABC transporter permease has product MRAFNAELSKLFSLPGIWLAFLIGAFAPAVIAAFDSIVEKEDIIAGVSTRLSEIGYSGLGFGVQGVIILGVLAVSSEYLTESSESGGGQQITTSLTVVSSRLHFLLAKAGAVTVISILLCMVAIMTTASATNLILGEYAPAFEWSRLIGAVCYWTFTAHLALGITLLTKNGIIPLAVLMINSSVVSFSVLLSKITKLAFYLPDRAGLEMFMFTSDKFHTPSTGSLFDRFHTPFTGGLVMFAWVAVFFIVAAIVFHRRDVAS; this is encoded by the coding sequence ATGAGAGCATTCAACGCGGAACTATCTAAATTGTTCTCCCTGCCTGGCATTTGGCTTGCCTTTCTTATTGGAGCATTTGCCCCAGCGGTCATTGCTGCCTTCGACAGTATAGTAGAAAAAGAGGATATTATAGCTGGAGTTAGCACACGGCTATCGGAAATTGGCTATTCGGGATTAGGTTTTGGTGTGCAAGGTGTCATTATTCTTGGTGTGCTTGCTGTCAGCAGTGAGTATTTGACAGAGAGCAGTGAATCTGGTGGAGGGCAACAGATTACAACAAGTTTAACTGTTGTTTCATCCCGGCTTCATTTTTTGCTGGCAAAAGCAGGCGCTGTGACAGTGATCAGCATACTGCTTTGTATGGTTGCTATTATGACAACTGCGTCAGCAACAAATCTAATTCTTGGTGAATATGCCCCTGCATTTGAATGGTCTAGACTGATCGGTGCAGTTTGTTACTGGACATTCACCGCTCATTTAGCACTTGGGATTACTTTGCTAACTAAGAATGGCATCATCCCGCTTGCTGTGCTCATGATAAATTCATCCGTTGTATCATTTAGTGTCCTGCTTTCTAAGATTACAAAGTTGGCGTTCTACTTACCAGATCGGGCTGGCCTTGAAATGTTTATGTTTACTAGCGACAAATTTCACACTCCGTCCACAGGCAGTTTATTCGATAGATTTCACACCCCGTTCACAGGCGGTTTAGTCATGTTTGCTTGGGTAGCCGTTTTTTTCATTGTTGCAGCTATTGTATTCCATAGGAGGGACGTTGCATCATGA
- a CDS encoding chloramphenicol phosphotransferase CPT family protein has protein sequence MKQGLIVLMNGTSSSGKTSISMELINQKEILFHHLSIDDFFYNFNDFIDNKFPDLKPTRELDDQGIAQIIFDPIISMYYSTIKLFSEMGLNVIADTVIDNDKRFNDYLDVLFDHPTLFVGVICSKEELIRREQIRGDRKIGLAASQFSKVYCIDEYDLEVNTEELNPTECAEKILSFIKSDKDYSAFKKLSKRDISVS, from the coding sequence TTGAAGCAAGGACTCATAGTGTTGATGAACGGAACTTCAAGTTCAGGAAAAACTAGTATTTCTATGGAACTGATCAATCAGAAAGAGATTCTTTTTCATCATTTATCAATAGATGATTTTTTTTATAATTTCAATGATTTTATTGATAATAAATTTCCAGATCTTAAACCTACAAGAGAATTAGATGATCAAGGTATTGCACAAATAATTTTTGATCCCATAATTTCAATGTACTATTCGACAATTAAACTGTTTTCGGAAATGGGTTTGAATGTAATAGCAGATACCGTAATCGACAATGACAAGCGGTTTAATGATTATCTTGATGTACTTTTTGATCATCCTACATTATTTGTAGGTGTAATATGCTCAAAAGAAGAACTCATAAGAAGAGAGCAAATAAGAGGAGATAGAAAAATTGGACTAGCAGCTTCACAGTTCAGCAAAGTATATTGCATTGATGAATATGACCTTGAAGTAAATACTGAAGAGTTGAATCCAACAGAATGTGCCGAAAAGATATTAAGTTTTATTAAGTCCGATAAGGATTACTCGGCATTTAAGAAATTAAGTAAAAGAGATATTAGTGTTTCATAG
- a CDS encoding MFS transporter, with the protein MLVLATVAFEGLAITTIAPKLAQSLQGIHLYGWIFSAFLLSQLVGTLVMGQQVDKRGVFTSLLVSFSVFVIGTVVAAISLHMHMLIAGRALQGFGAGALITCVYACVTLHYPDALRTQILAAFSLAFVLPSLIGPYMAGLIASYVSWRFVFWIVLPLLVLAISLTYRTFRNLQLKQALTDSTQTADTKIIQAILLAIGTGLLLTGLGMITVWGGMALAFGGLIVMVPLMRKLLPLGTFSVKKGLPATLVSRGLYVACYFATESFVILALTEMKGLSADLAGLIVAAGSLSWSAAAWLQARLDVRDRGVGRKHRVILGIGIMISGTVLVMLALFMTNSGVTLILVSQMITGFGVGLANPTTAAIALQHAEQGKEGKMSANLQFVDSFYVAVSIGVSGALIALAETLQWGISTGVLMVLALQLLFVLLSFLASLRITELVHQEHHPISHAKENLPM; encoded by the coding sequence ATGCTGGTTCTGGCAACCGTAGCTTTTGAAGGGCTGGCTATAACAACAATTGCCCCGAAATTGGCACAAAGCTTGCAGGGCATTCATTTGTATGGTTGGATCTTCAGTGCATTTTTGTTGTCTCAGCTTGTAGGGACTCTGGTCATGGGGCAACAAGTTGACAAACGGGGCGTTTTTACATCCTTGCTTGTCTCTTTCAGTGTTTTTGTGATAGGTACCGTAGTTGCGGCTATTTCTCTTCATATGCACATGCTTATTGCCGGAAGAGCTCTTCAGGGTTTTGGAGCGGGAGCGCTGATCACATGTGTGTATGCCTGTGTAACGTTGCACTACCCGGATGCTCTTCGTACTCAAATCTTGGCAGCATTCTCCTTGGCCTTTGTTCTGCCTTCCTTAATTGGACCTTATATGGCAGGTCTTATTGCCTCCTATGTCTCGTGGCGATTTGTTTTCTGGATTGTATTACCCTTGCTTGTATTGGCCATTAGTCTAACATACCGCACGTTCCGTAATTTGCAGCTCAAACAAGCTTTGACTGATTCAACCCAAACAGCCGATACGAAGATCATCCAGGCAATTCTACTTGCCATTGGAACGGGGCTGTTACTCACGGGGCTCGGAATGATTACCGTTTGGGGAGGAATGGCACTCGCTTTTGGTGGATTAATCGTCATGGTTCCGCTAATGCGCAAACTTCTGCCCCTAGGCACTTTTTCGGTGAAAAAAGGGCTGCCCGCAACGTTGGTTTCCAGAGGGCTGTATGTCGCTTGTTATTTTGCAACGGAGAGTTTCGTAATCCTTGCACTAACCGAAATGAAGGGGTTATCGGCAGACCTTGCTGGCCTGATTGTAGCAGCAGGCTCTCTAAGCTGGTCCGCTGCCGCGTGGTTACAAGCGAGACTCGATGTACGAGATCGCGGTGTTGGCCGCAAGCACAGAGTCATATTGGGAATCGGGATCATGATTTCTGGAACTGTACTTGTGATGCTAGCGCTTTTCATGACAAACAGTGGAGTTACACTCATCTTGGTCTCACAAATGATTACAGGGTTCGGTGTTGGATTAGCCAATCCTACAACTGCAGCCATTGCTTTACAACATGCCGAACAGGGGAAAGAGGGGAAAATGTCCGCCAATCTCCAATTCGTAGATTCCTTCTATGTGGCAGTGAGCATTGGTGTAAGCGGTGCACTGATCGCCTTGGCCGAAACATTGCAGTGGGGCATATCAACGGGAGTTTTGATGGTGTTAGCCCTCCAATTATTATTTGTTTTGTTAAGTTTCTTAGCATCCTTACGAATCACAGAACTCGTTCATCAAGAACATCATCCGATAAGCCATGCGAAGGAGAATCTTCCCATGTAA
- a CDS encoding S-layer homology domain-containing protein — protein sequence MKKQFIKIAGIALAAALTVCTMGITTPNAQAATTQFSDVKSTHWAASAITKGVSTGYVDGYTNGTFKPDASVTRAEFVKMVVSAMKLETTPASGK from the coding sequence ATGAAAAAACAGTTTATCAAAATCGCAGGAATCGCACTGGCAGCAGCACTTACGGTATGCACGATGGGCATCACGACACCAAACGCACAAGCCGCTACAACTCAATTTTCAGACGTGAAATCGACCCACTGGGCCGCCAGCGCCATTACCAAAGGTGTATCTACAGGCTATGTCGATGGGTACACGAATGGTACATTCAAGCCGGACGCCAGCGTCACACGCGCGGAATTCGTGAAGATGGTCGTCTCGGCCATGAAACTTGAAACCACACCAGCAAGCGGTAAATGA
- a CDS encoding M13 family metallopeptidase — MKKIAALLLSSSLFLTALPTSVLAQEAKPNLTRGEVVEFLLNAADDYNPGIKKEDILKGYGKGEAREDQEVSRIEALIMLGRAFSDLPAPKGNDLRVANTSASFTDVPKWAQDEIAKLIASGVVTGSDGKLGVSDHLTKEQLITLTNRIMALEGTNPRDDYYEYVNKKWLNDSKIPAGEMANAAFYELAKANENRTKAIIDDLVKKQNPTGSKEQKIADFYKSVLDMENRNKQGIKPIAPYLDALDKASSVRELFDASMKMEKEISKGDLLHFFVIPDERDSNVNALYFSPLSTNLDKNSYVSGDEKTKQVYTNYLTKLFVLSGTDEKTAKAQAEDVYAFEKELAASTMDLQDQGKVDKSYNPYTKEKFVKLFKSIDMGKYMKEFHVDKADKVIVTDVGLLNKSAEVLNEKNLDKLKAYAKATLLMKAGGTLLINSFGTLSDDFLKLANEFEAQMFGIEGTKTNEELAVMTTQAVMSQYLSQEFVEKYFTKEAKQDVEQMVKQFIEVYKERIKTLDWLSEATKAKAIKKLDKMTIKIGYPDQWNDYLKDASIKTFADGGSLFDNIVAINKVLKKQSIASLGQPVDKSSWVMSTYEVNAYYNPSNNEIVFPAGILQAPFYDIKAKRETNLGAIGMVIAHEISHAFDDLGSAYDENGNAVNWWTPEDFKKFQEKCEQVISYYDHVEVIPGVYNNGKLTVSENIADLGGMAVSLQVLSKMENPDLKAYFEANATIWRMTMSKEAAAYRSTIDPHSANKVRVNRTVSNFPEFYKAYEVTEKDAMYVAPKDRVSIW; from the coding sequence TTGAAAAAAATTGCAGCATTATTATTGTCCTCATCATTGTTCCTGACCGCGTTGCCTACATCCGTGCTGGCACAAGAAGCCAAACCGAACCTAACACGGGGAGAAGTTGTAGAATTTTTGCTGAATGCCGCAGATGACTACAATCCGGGCATCAAAAAAGAAGATATTTTGAAAGGTTACGGCAAAGGAGAGGCAAGAGAAGATCAGGAAGTTTCCAGAATTGAAGCTTTGATCATGCTGGGCCGCGCGTTTTCGGACCTGCCTGCGCCAAAAGGCAATGATTTGCGAGTAGCCAATACCTCCGCATCCTTTACCGACGTGCCGAAATGGGCACAAGACGAAATCGCCAAGCTGATCGCTTCTGGTGTGGTCACCGGTTCGGACGGCAAACTCGGCGTTTCCGATCATCTCACGAAAGAACAACTGATTACGCTGACAAATCGGATCATGGCCCTTGAAGGCACGAATCCACGCGATGATTATTATGAATACGTCAATAAAAAATGGCTGAACGACTCCAAGATCCCAGCAGGTGAAATGGCCAACGCCGCGTTTTACGAGCTGGCAAAAGCCAATGAAAACCGGACTAAAGCAATCATCGATGATCTTGTGAAAAAACAAAACCCAACAGGCTCTAAAGAGCAAAAAATCGCCGATTTCTACAAATCGGTACTCGATATGGAAAACCGAAACAAGCAAGGGATCAAGCCGATTGCACCTTATTTAGACGCTCTGGACAAGGCTTCCTCCGTCAGGGAATTATTTGATGCCAGTATGAAGATGGAGAAAGAAATCTCGAAAGGCGATTTGCTGCATTTTTTTGTGATTCCTGACGAGAGGGACAGTAACGTCAATGCGCTGTATTTCTCACCCCTTAGCACAAACCTTGACAAAAACAGCTATGTCTCCGGCGACGAAAAGACTAAACAAGTGTACACGAACTATCTGACCAAATTGTTTGTGCTGTCCGGTACTGACGAGAAAACGGCAAAAGCGCAAGCCGAAGATGTGTACGCATTCGAAAAAGAACTTGCTGCATCCACCATGGACCTTCAAGATCAGGGAAAAGTAGATAAATCATACAATCCTTACACCAAAGAAAAATTCGTTAAACTCTTTAAATCGATCGATATGGGCAAATATATGAAAGAATTCCATGTCGATAAAGCGGACAAAGTGATTGTAACCGACGTTGGATTATTGAATAAAAGCGCGGAAGTATTGAACGAGAAAAATCTGGACAAGCTCAAAGCCTACGCCAAAGCCACTTTGTTGATGAAAGCCGGCGGCACTTTGTTAATAAATTCCTTTGGCACTTTATCGGATGATTTTCTGAAATTGGCAAATGAATTTGAAGCCCAAATGTTTGGCATTGAAGGTACAAAAACAAACGAAGAATTGGCGGTAATGACCACCCAAGCCGTCATGAGCCAGTATCTAAGCCAGGAATTCGTAGAAAAATATTTCACGAAAGAAGCCAAACAAGACGTTGAACAGATGGTTAAGCAGTTTATCGAGGTTTATAAAGAACGGATCAAAACACTTGACTGGTTGTCTGAAGCAACCAAAGCCAAAGCCATCAAAAAGCTGGATAAAATGACGATCAAAATCGGATATCCAGATCAGTGGAATGATTACTTGAAGGATGCTTCGATTAAAACTTTTGCGGACGGCGGATCGCTGTTTGACAACATAGTGGCAATCAATAAAGTACTCAAAAAACAATCAATCGCTTCGCTTGGACAACCTGTCGATAAAAGCAGCTGGGTGATGAGCACCTATGAGGTAAATGCTTATTATAATCCGTCGAATAACGAAATTGTGTTCCCAGCGGGCATTCTGCAAGCTCCATTTTATGATATCAAGGCCAAACGTGAAACGAATTTGGGAGCGATCGGCATGGTCATTGCGCATGAAATCAGCCATGCTTTTGATGATTTAGGTTCTGCATACGATGAAAACGGAAATGCGGTTAACTGGTGGACTCCGGAAGATTTTAAAAAGTTCCAGGAAAAATGCGAACAGGTTATTTCCTACTATGACCATGTTGAAGTGATTCCTGGCGTGTATAATAACGGCAAGCTGACAGTAAGCGAAAATATCGCTGACCTTGGTGGTATGGCCGTATCGCTTCAAGTGCTGTCCAAAATGGAAAACCCGGATCTCAAAGCCTACTTTGAAGCTAATGCAACGATCTGGCGTATGACCATGAGTAAGGAAGCGGCTGCGTATCGGTCGACAATCGACCCGCATTCAGCAAACAAAGTACGCGTAAACCGTACCGTTTCCAACTTCCCAGAGTTCTATAAAGCATACGAAGTAACCGAAAAGGATGCCATGTACGTCGCTCCTAAAGACCGCGTGAGCATTTGGTAA
- a CDS encoding macrolide family glycosyltransferase — translation MARVLVVITPAEGHVNPSLGLVTQLIDNGEEVVYVCTEEYRSRIEQTGAQLLTYPFPQDAFSHDPVLKPQEYKHPYQFIYMMVGGIIRRMIPNVLRVIENQKFDYLIFDSLMGWGGTILAEKLGIPAVCSIASFAFVEPLGAGQSSNDKESDTEGLYETTMKITRELALEFQVRIPALEEIPAHAGRLKLVYTSRYFQPQAEKLDDSFIFTGPSIIPRQDAPTFSFELLRERYPQTVYISMGTILNKNLDFYRLCFEAFGDLPVNVVLSSGRYTCMEPLADRIPNNFIVKPYIAQLDMLQYTDVFITHAGMNSTSEALYNNVPLVMIPLTSDQPLVANRVQELGAGVTLNKHTLSATDLREALTEILSNPLYKKQAHLIGESLRNAGGYKRAAEMIMNHFAKV, via the coding sequence ATGGCACGTGTGTTAGTTGTCATTACACCGGCTGAAGGCCATGTGAATCCGTCATTAGGATTAGTTACTCAGTTGATTGACAATGGCGAGGAAGTTGTCTATGTGTGTACGGAGGAGTACCGTTCCCGAATTGAACAAACCGGAGCTCAGTTACTTACCTATCCATTTCCGCAAGATGCCTTCTCTCATGATCCGGTTTTGAAACCGCAGGAGTACAAGCATCCTTATCAGTTCATTTATATGATGGTAGGCGGGATCATTCGGAGGATGATCCCCAATGTGCTTCGAGTGATTGAAAATCAAAAATTCGATTATTTGATCTTTGATTCCCTGATGGGCTGGGGAGGGACTATTCTTGCAGAAAAGCTGGGAATTCCTGCGGTGTGTTCAATCGCCTCCTTTGCTTTCGTAGAACCTTTAGGGGCTGGCCAAAGCTCGAATGACAAGGAGTCAGATACTGAGGGACTGTATGAGACCACGATGAAGATAACTCGTGAGTTAGCCCTAGAGTTTCAAGTGAGGATTCCAGCGCTGGAAGAGATTCCGGCACATGCAGGTCGGTTAAAGCTCGTATATACAAGCCGTTATTTTCAGCCGCAGGCAGAAAAACTGGACGATAGTTTTATTTTCACTGGTCCTTCAATCATACCGCGCCAAGATGCTCCGACCTTCTCGTTCGAGCTGCTTCGTGAACGTTACCCGCAAACCGTGTACATTTCCATGGGCACCATTTTAAATAAAAACTTGGATTTCTATCGGCTTTGTTTTGAAGCATTTGGAGATTTGCCGGTGAATGTTGTTCTATCTTCAGGAAGATACACTTGTATGGAGCCGCTGGCTGATCGGATTCCTAACAATTTTATCGTCAAGCCATACATTGCGCAGCTGGATATGCTGCAGTATACGGATGTTTTTATTACACATGCTGGAATGAACAGTACGAGTGAGGCACTTTATAACAACGTCCCTTTGGTGATGATTCCACTAACTTCGGACCAGCCTCTTGTCGCGAATCGGGTGCAGGAGTTGGGAGCGGGTGTCACTTTAAATAAACATACGCTAAGCGCAACTGATTTGAGAGAGGCATTAACAGAAATTTTGAGCAATCCGCTTTATAAAAAGCAGGCTCACCTCATCGGTGAATCTTTACGGAATGCCGGCGGTTACAAGCGGGCCGCAGAAATGATTATGAATCATTTTGCTAAAGTGTAA
- a CDS encoding helix-turn-helix transcriptional regulator yields MRQNQNKKDASMNTRRAIINLLKEHAGMDVVALSDHFSLNGMAIRQHLNALQEEGLVTYEEEARPMGRPTKLWKLTPAADRFFSSGYSDLSLSLIHSMKEAFGSEGMDKLLAVRNKKMQKQYLNYIGDTSVTRERLEKLAEIRTNEGYMAEIKQEEDGCFLFIEKHCPICEAAATCAGLCKNELQLFHQVLGNDVTVERVEYILSGGRSCVYRVQKMATKNQSTNPNISPYI; encoded by the coding sequence TTGAGACAAAATCAAAATAAAAAAGATGCCTCCATGAATACTCGGAGAGCCATCATCAATTTACTAAAAGAACATGCAGGTATGGATGTTGTGGCCCTTTCCGATCATTTTTCCCTGAACGGAATGGCGATTCGCCAACATTTAAATGCCTTGCAAGAAGAAGGGTTGGTTACATACGAAGAAGAGGCTCGTCCGATGGGCCGACCAACCAAACTATGGAAATTAACGCCTGCGGCTGATCGCTTTTTTTCAAGCGGATATTCGGATTTATCACTCAGTCTGATCCACTCGATGAAAGAGGCTTTTGGAAGCGAAGGCATGGATAAACTGCTGGCTGTCCGGAATAAAAAAATGCAAAAACAGTATCTGAATTACATTGGCGACACTTCCGTCACCAGAGAAAGGTTGGAGAAACTGGCGGAGATTCGGACCAATGAAGGGTATATGGCTGAGATCAAGCAAGAAGAAGATGGATGTTTTTTGTTTATTGAGAAGCATTGTCCGATTTGTGAAGCTGCTGCGACATGTGCCGGATTATGTAAAAACGAATTACAGTTGTTTCATCAAGTTCTTGGAAACGACGTAACTGTTGAGCGGGTTGAATATATTTTATCCGGAGGAAGAAGCTGCGTTTACAGGGTTCAAAAAATGGCTACAAAGAATCAGTCAACGAATCCTAACATCTCGCCATATATTTAA
- a CDS encoding ABC transporter ATP-binding protein has translation MLWLLTINNLVKHRGTQEILSGISFKARPGRVTGFLGPNGAGKSSTLRILLGLDRATSGSALINGKPFAELHNPLATIGAALDGFGAHRMRTGRAHLRWIARAAGLSRSRVEEVLEIVGLTNAAGKRVGDYSLGMGRRLGMAAALLGDPEILVLDEPVNGLDPQGIRWIRTFLRERAASGNTVLLSSHLMGELAETVDDVVIINHGNIVADGTLEEIIGNHSTLEEAFFALTSEHAGDVV, from the coding sequence GTGTTATGGTTGCTTACAATTAATAACTTAGTCAAACATCGCGGAACTCAAGAAATCTTATCAGGTATCAGTTTTAAAGCTAGACCAGGTAGAGTAACTGGTTTTTTAGGTCCAAATGGGGCAGGTAAAAGTTCTACACTTCGCATCCTGCTTGGATTAGATCGTGCCACCTCAGGGAGTGCACTAATTAATGGAAAGCCATTCGCAGAATTACATAATCCTCTAGCAACAATAGGTGCTGCACTTGATGGATTTGGAGCTCATCGTATGCGAACAGGACGGGCACATTTACGTTGGATTGCTCGTGCCGCAGGATTGTCTCGCTCACGTGTCGAGGAAGTTCTGGAAATAGTAGGTCTTACTAATGCAGCTGGGAAAAGGGTCGGGGATTATTCCCTTGGGATGGGGAGAAGACTTGGAATGGCAGCTGCACTTCTTGGTGATCCCGAAATATTGGTCTTAGATGAACCCGTAAACGGGCTCGACCCACAAGGAATTCGCTGGATTCGGACATTTTTACGTGAACGTGCTGCGTCTGGTAACACGGTGTTGCTATCCAGTCATCTCATGGGAGAGCTTGCAGAGACGGTTGATGATGTGGTGATTATTAATCATGGAAACATCGTTGCAGATGGAACATTGGAAGAAATAATAGGTAACCATTCTACGCTGGAGGAAGCCTTTTTTGCCCTGACATCTGAACATGCAGGTGATGTTGTATGA
- a CDS encoding ABC transporter permease translates to MNVSSGRKITQILGAELDKLVTLPLIWLTLVGTFILNLVLTAAFTSVGLQGAAGTQSILNIGLASMGYLQAGFIILGILATCSEYTGGQIRTTLTTISWRGFQLSTKHLVLAIITIPVAFIIAASGVLYTFIMMRDTAVEFEIDTMIKTLAGAAGYLTLTTLLSAAIGALLRRTTPALVILLGYYFIVSPLSRDFLPNYFPDTAGYYMYMLPSSNEINILTPMQGTGILMLWTLIFISVAIVFYRKRDA, encoded by the coding sequence ATGAATGTCTCATCTGGTAGAAAGATAACACAAATCCTTGGTGCTGAACTGGATAAATTAGTTACATTACCATTGATATGGCTCACTCTTGTTGGTACATTCATTCTTAATTTAGTTTTAACCGCAGCTTTTACTTCTGTTGGTCTACAAGGGGCAGCAGGAACGCAAAGTATACTGAATATAGGACTTGCTTCTATGGGATATCTTCAAGCAGGGTTCATTATTCTTGGTATCTTAGCTACTTGTTCGGAGTATACTGGTGGACAGATTCGAACTACTTTAACTACGATATCTTGGCGTGGGTTTCAATTATCCACGAAGCATTTGGTATTGGCGATTATAACCATTCCTGTGGCATTTATTATTGCTGCATCAGGTGTACTATATACTTTTATTATGATGAGAGACACAGCAGTAGAGTTTGAAATAGACACCATGATAAAAACATTAGCAGGTGCAGCAGGCTATCTAACATTAACCACACTTCTCAGTGCAGCTATAGGTGCTTTACTGAGACGAACCACTCCTGCCTTAGTAATACTTCTTGGTTATTATTTCATTGTCAGTCCATTGTCGAGAGATTTTCTACCTAATTATTTTCCGGATACGGCAGGATATTATATGTATATGCTGCCTTCCTCTAATGAAATAAATATCCTTACACCAATGCAAGGGACAGGTATTTTAATGTTATGGACACTGATCTTTATTTCAGTAGCTATTGTATTTTACCGTAAACGAGATGCCTAA
- a CDS encoding RrF2 family transcriptional regulator: MQYSVMVEYALHSLVYLIDIPEEESIGIKDLSEFQGLSETYLSKVFGKLSKAGIVSSTPGVKGGYKLAKIPEEISFWDVIEAVEGKKTIFQCKNILKTNLMYRDNEECTSCTQSNPLCTINLTMLEAEEHMRKVLRNKTLAWLNKELDRVLPEKVRTDSQNYFKNKNSN, encoded by the coding sequence ATGCAGTATAGTGTTATGGTTGAATATGCTTTGCATAGCCTTGTCTATTTAATAGACATACCAGAAGAGGAGAGCATAGGAATAAAGGATCTTTCAGAATTTCAAGGGCTTTCAGAAACGTATCTTTCGAAAGTTTTCGGTAAATTGTCTAAGGCTGGTATTGTGAGTTCTACACCTGGTGTAAAGGGAGGATATAAATTAGCTAAGATCCCTGAGGAAATTTCGTTTTGGGATGTAATTGAAGCGGTTGAAGGAAAAAAAACTATTTTTCAATGTAAAAACATATTAAAAACTAATTTAATGTATAGAGATAATGAAGAATGTACTTCATGTACTCAAAGCAATCCTTTATGTACGATTAACTTGACAATGCTTGAAGCAGAAGAGCATATGCGCAAGGTTCTACGTAATAAAACTCTTGCTTGGTTAAATAAGGAACTGGATCGTGTTTTACCTGAGAAAGTACGAACTGATAGCCAAAACTATTTTAAGAATAAAAATTCAAACTAA
- a CDS encoding AraC family transcriptional regulator codes for MDWLDRMNSAIEYLETHLTETIDYDQIARIACCSTYHFQRMFSFIASVPLSEYIRRRRLTLAAFELQNSDVKVIDIALNYGYESPEAFSRAFKKMHGVMPKSARDKGVTLKAYPRLSFHISIRGDVEMNYKIEEKEAFEMFGVSTVVSIDGFVEIPAFWNKCVSDGTVDRIRDAANLNENDQIHGIKYNKGKNYSYMIGYFIPQSGLQRGFEKLHIAPQTYAIFTTGINPDGQSGILELWKRIWGEWFPTCNYELVNAPEFEMVYDRGNNMYETEIWIPIVKKLRS; via the coding sequence ATGGACTGGTTGGATCGCATGAATAGCGCAATAGAATATCTAGAAACACACCTGACTGAAACAATCGATTACGACCAAATAGCTAGAATTGCCTGTTGTTCAACTTACCATTTCCAACGGATGTTTTCGTTCATAGCCAGTGTGCCGCTTTCTGAGTATATTAGGCGCAGACGCCTTACTCTTGCCGCATTTGAACTACAAAACAGCGATGTAAAGGTCATCGATATCGCTTTGAATTATGGTTACGAATCTCCAGAGGCATTTTCTAGAGCGTTTAAAAAAATGCACGGTGTGATGCCCAAGTCAGCGCGCGACAAAGGCGTCACACTAAAAGCCTATCCTCGGTTATCCTTTCATATTTCGATTCGAGGAGATGTGGAAATGAATTACAAAATTGAAGAAAAAGAAGCTTTTGAAATGTTTGGCGTATCCACAGTAGTCAGTATAGATGGGTTTGTTGAAATACCTGCTTTTTGGAATAAGTGTGTCTCTGACGGAACCGTTGATAGAATTCGTGATGCTGCGAATTTAAATGAAAATGATCAAATTCATGGAATAAAATACAACAAAGGCAAGAATTATTCCTACATGATCGGTTATTTTATACCTCAGAGCGGACTGCAGAGAGGGTTTGAAAAACTTCATATCGCACCTCAAACCTACGCAATATTCACAACTGGAATCAACCCAGACGGACAGAGTGGTATTCTTGAATTGTGGAAACGTATTTGGGGGGAATGGTTTCCAACCTGTAATTACGAACTCGTAAATGCCCCCGAGTTTGAAATGGTTTACGATAGAGGAAACAACATGTATGAAACTGAAATTTGGATCCCTATCGTTAAGAAACTTAGATCTTAG